A genomic segment from Colletotrichum higginsianum IMI 349063 chromosome 5, whole genome shotgun sequence encodes:
- a CDS encoding Casein kinase I hhp1: MTTMASSALSSFAYNDPILPALVALSVGFCSPLTSSMQDLRVGNKYRIGRKIGSGSFGDIYLGTNIISGEEIAIKLESVKAKHPQLEYEARVYKSLAGGVGIPFVRWFGTECDYNAMVLDLLGPSLEDLFNFCNRKFSLKTVLLLADQLISRIEYIHAKSFIHRDIKPDNFLMGIGKRGNQVNVIDFGLAKKYRDPKTHFHIPYRENKNLTGTARYASINTHLGVEQSRRDDMESLGYVMLYFCRGSLPWQGLKAATKKQKYDRIMEKKMTTPTEVLCRGFPNEFAIYLNYTRSLRFDDKPDYSYLRKIFRDLFVREGFQYDYVFDWTVYKYQKNAQAIAQAAGATQEEDEKARASRTNAATAGQPTPQSGANKPNALPSSRRKVIERGSGAGVDTPDTNRAFALGYEKRRSCTWFELLSAEVILDGGNHVHLSNMF; the protein is encoded by the exons ATGACCACAATG GCGTCGAGTGCTCTCAGCTCTTTTGCGTATAATGACCCCATCTTGCCTGCCCTGGTCGCCTTATCAGTTGGGTTTTGCTCACCGCTCACGTCCTCAATGCAGGATCTCCGCGTCGGTAACAAGTACCGCATTGGCCGCAAGATTGGCTCCGGCTCGTTTGGTGACATCTACCTCGGCACCAACATCATCTCGGGCGAGGAGATTGCCATTAAGCTCGAGAgcgtcaaggccaagcacCCCCAGCTTGAGTACGAGGCTAGGGTCTACAAGtcgctcgccggcggcgttggcatCCCCTTCGTCCGCTGGTTCGGCACCGAGTGCGACTACAATGCCAtggtcctcgacctcctcggccccAGTCTTGAGGATCTCTTCAACTTCTGCAACCGCAAGTTCTCTCTCAAGActgtcctccttctcgccgaTCAGTTGATTTCTCGCATCGAGTACATCCATGCCAAGTCTTTCATCCACCGTGATATTAAGCCCGACAACTTCCTCATGGGTATTGGTAAGCGCGGCAATCAGGTCAACGTCATCGACTTCGGTCTGGCCAAGAAGTACCGCGACCCCAAGACGCACTTCCACATTCCTTACAGAGAGAACAAGAACCTGACGGGAACCGCCCGCTACGCCTCCATCAACACCCATTTGGGTGTCG AGCAATCTCGTCGTGACGACATGGAGTCCCTTGGTTATGTCATGCTCTACTTCTGCCGTGGATCCCTCCCATGGCAGGGACTGAAGGCCGCTaccaagaagcagaagtACGACCGAAtcatggagaagaagatgaccaCCCCGACCGAGGTCCTTTGCCGCGGCTTCCCCAATGAGTTCGCCATCTACCTCAACTACACCCGATCCCTCCGATTCGATGACAAGCCCGACTACAGCTACCTTCGCAAGATCTTCCGTGATCTCTTCGTCCGCGAGGGTTTCCAGTACGACTACGTCTTCGACTGGACCGTCTACAAGTACCAGAAGAATGCTCAGGCCATCGCTCAGGCCGCCGGAGCCACtcaggaggaggacgaaaAGGCGCGGGCATCTCGCACGAATGCCGCTACTGCTGGTCAGCCGACCCCTCAGTCTGGCGCTAATAAGCCTAACGCCCTTCCCAGCTCGCGCCGCAAAGTGATTGAACGAGGATctggtgctggtgttgaCACCCCGGATACCAACCGTGCC TTTGCGCTCGGCTACGAAAAGCGCAGGTCCTGCACATGGTTCGAGCTCCTATCTGCCGAAGTgatcctcgacggcggcaaccaTGTGCATCTGTCCAACATGTTTTGA